One genomic segment of Rhinopithecus roxellana isolate Shanxi Qingling chromosome 6, ASM756505v1, whole genome shotgun sequence includes these proteins:
- the ZSCAN25 gene encoding zinc finger and SCAN domain-containing protein 25 isoform X2: MPPGEGVQGPNPGPKEQLSQDPGDETRAFQEQALPVLQAGPGLPTMNPRDQEMAAGFFTTGPQGLGPFKDMALAFPEEEWRHVTPAQIDCFGEYVEPQDCRVCPGGGSKEKEAKPPQEDLKGALAALTSERFGEATLQGPGLGRACEQEPGGSVGSAPGLPPPQHGAIPLPDEVKTHSSFWKPFQCPECGKGFSRSSNLVRHQRTHEEEKSYGCVECGKGFTLREYLMKHQRTHLGKRPYVCSECWKTFSQRHHLEVHQRSHTGEKPYKCGDCWKSFSRRQHLQVHRRTHTGEKPYTCECGKSFSRNANLAVHRRAHTGEKPYGCQVCGKRFSKGERLVRHQRIHTGEKPYHCPACGRSFNQRSILNRHQKTQHRQEPLVQ; encoded by the exons ATGCCTCCTGGGGAAGGAGTTCAAGGTCCAAACCCGGGTCCCAAGGAGCAGCTCAGTCAGGACCCTGGAGATGAGACGCGGGCCTTCCAGGAGCAAG CACTACCTGTTCTGCAGGCAGGTCCTGGCCTCCCCACAATGAATCCCAGAGACCAAGAGATGGCAGCCGGGTTCTTTACCACTGGACCGCAG GGGTTGGGGCCATTTAAAGATATGGCCCTGGCCTTCCCTGAGGAGGAGTGGAGGCATGTGACCCCAGCCCAGATAGACTGCTTTGGGGAGTACGTGGAACCGCAGGACTGCAGGGTCTGCCCAG GCGGTGGGAGCAAGGAAAAGGAGGCAAAACCCCCACAGGAAGACCTGAAAGGGGCGCTGGCGGCACTGACGTCAGAGAGGTTTGGGGAAGCCACTCTCCAGGGCCCTGGGCTCGGAAGGGCCTGTGAGCAGGAGCCTGGTGGCTCTGTGGGCAGTGCGCCTGGGCTTCCTCCTCCCCAGCACGGTGCCATCCCCCTGCCTGACGAAGTCAAAACCCACAGCTCCTTCTGGAAGCCTTTCCAGTGCCCCGAGTGTGGGAAAGGATTCAGTCGGAGCTCCAATCTCGTCAGGCACCAGCGAACCCACGAAGAGGAGAAGTCCTATGGCTGTGTGGAGTGTGGGAAGGGCTTTACCCTGAGAGAGTACCTGATGAAGCACCAGAGAACCCACCTGGGAAAGAGGCCCTACGTGTGCAGTGAGTGCTGGAAAACCTTCAGCCAGAGACACCACCTGGAGGTGCACCAGCGCAGCCACACCGGGGAGAAGCCCTACAAGTGCGGGGACTGCTGGAAGAGCTTCAGCCGCCGGCAGCACCTGCAGGTGCACCGGAGGACGCACACCGGGGAGAAGCCCTACACCTGCGAGTGTGGCAAGAGCTTCAGCAGGAATGCCAACCTGGCGGTGCATCGGCGTGCCCACACTGGTGAGAAGCCGTATGGGTGCCAGGTGTGCGGGAAGCGGTTCAGCAAAGGGGAGCGGCTGGTCCGACACCAGAGGATCCACACAGGGGAGAAGCCCTACCACTGTCCTGCCTGTGGGCGAAGCTTCAACCAGAGGTCCATCCTCAACCGGCACCAGAAGACCCAGCACCGCCAGGAGCCGCTGGTGCAGTGA
- the ZSCAN25 gene encoding zinc finger and SCAN domain-containing protein 25 isoform X1: MLKEHPEMAEAPQQQLGVPVVKLEKELPWGRGREDPSPETFRLRFRQFRYQEAAGPQEALRELQELCRRWLRPELHTKEQILELLVLEQFLTILPREFYAWIREHGPESGKALAAIVEDLTERALEAKAVPCHGQGEQEETALCRGAWEPGIQLGPVEVKPEWGMPPGEGVQGPNPGPKEQLSQDPGDETRAFQEQALPVLQAGPGLPTMNPRDQEMAAGFFTTGPQGLGPFKDMALAFPEEEWRHVTPAQIDCFGEYVEPQDCRVCPGGGSKEKEAKPPQEDLKGALAALTSERFGEATLQGPGLGRACEQEPGGSVGSAPGLPPPQHGAIPLPDEVKTHSSFWKPFQCPECGKGFSRSSNLVRHQRTHEEEKSYGCVECGKGFTLREYLMKHQRTHLGKRPYVCSECWKTFSQRHHLEVHQRSHTGEKPYKCGDCWKSFSRRQHLQVHRRTHTGEKPYTCECGKSFSRNANLAVHRRAHTGEKPYGCQVCGKRFSKGERLVRHQRIHTGEKPYHCPACGRSFNQRSILNRHQKTQHRQEPLVQ, translated from the exons ATGCTTAAAGAGCATCCAGAGATGGCGGAAGCTCCTCAGCAGCAGTTGGGTGTTCCTGTGGTGAAACTGGAGAAAGAGTTGCCATGGGGCAGAGGAAGGGAAGACCCTAGTCCAGAGACTTTTCGGCTGAGGTTTCGGCAGTTCCGCTACCAGGAGGCAGCTGGACCCCAGGAAGCTCTTAGGGAGCTCCAGGAACTCTGTCGTCGGTGGCTGAGGCCCGAGTTGCACACCAAGGAGCAGATCCTGGAGCTGCTGGTGCTGGAGCAGTTCCTCACTATCCTGCCCCGCGAGTTCTACGCCTGGATCCGGGAACATGGCCCAGAGAGTGGCAAGGCTCTGGCTGCCATAGTGGAGGACCTGACAGAAAGAGCgctggaggccaaggcg GTTCCATGCCATGGGCAGGGGGAGCAGGAGGAAACAGCACTTTGCAGAGGCGCTTGGGAGCCAGGCATCCAGCTGGGGCCAGTGGAGGTCAAGCCTGAGTGGGGGATGCCTCCTGGGGAAGGAGTTCAAGGTCCAAACCCGGGTCCCAAGGAGCAGCTCAGTCAGGACCCTGGAGATGAGACGCGGGCCTTCCAGGAGCAAG CACTACCTGTTCTGCAGGCAGGTCCTGGCCTCCCCACAATGAATCCCAGAGACCAAGAGATGGCAGCCGGGTTCTTTACCACTGGACCGCAG GGGTTGGGGCCATTTAAAGATATGGCCCTGGCCTTCCCTGAGGAGGAGTGGAGGCATGTGACCCCAGCCCAGATAGACTGCTTTGGGGAGTACGTGGAACCGCAGGACTGCAGGGTCTGCCCAG GCGGTGGGAGCAAGGAAAAGGAGGCAAAACCCCCACAGGAAGACCTGAAAGGGGCGCTGGCGGCACTGACGTCAGAGAGGTTTGGGGAAGCCACTCTCCAGGGCCCTGGGCTCGGAAGGGCCTGTGAGCAGGAGCCTGGTGGCTCTGTGGGCAGTGCGCCTGGGCTTCCTCCTCCCCAGCACGGTGCCATCCCCCTGCCTGACGAAGTCAAAACCCACAGCTCCTTCTGGAAGCCTTTCCAGTGCCCCGAGTGTGGGAAAGGATTCAGTCGGAGCTCCAATCTCGTCAGGCACCAGCGAACCCACGAAGAGGAGAAGTCCTATGGCTGTGTGGAGTGTGGGAAGGGCTTTACCCTGAGAGAGTACCTGATGAAGCACCAGAGAACCCACCTGGGAAAGAGGCCCTACGTGTGCAGTGAGTGCTGGAAAACCTTCAGCCAGAGACACCACCTGGAGGTGCACCAGCGCAGCCACACCGGGGAGAAGCCCTACAAGTGCGGGGACTGCTGGAAGAGCTTCAGCCGCCGGCAGCACCTGCAGGTGCACCGGAGGACGCACACCGGGGAGAAGCCCTACACCTGCGAGTGTGGCAAGAGCTTCAGCAGGAATGCCAACCTGGCGGTGCATCGGCGTGCCCACACTGGTGAGAAGCCGTATGGGTGCCAGGTGTGCGGGAAGCGGTTCAGCAAAGGGGAGCGGCTGGTCCGACACCAGAGGATCCACACAGGGGAGAAGCCCTACCACTGTCCTGCCTGTGGGCGAAGCTTCAACCAGAGGTCCATCCTCAACCGGCACCAGAAGACCCAGCACCGCCAGGAGCCGCTGGTGCAGTGA
- the ZSCAN25 gene encoding zinc finger and SCAN domain-containing protein 25 isoform X3, translating into MLKEHPEMAEAPQQQLGVPVVKLEKELPWGRGREDPSPETFRLRFRQFRYQEAAGPQEALRELQELCRRWLRPELHTKEQILELLVLEQFLTILPREFYAWIREHGPESGKALAAIVEDLTERALEAKAVPCHGQGEQEETALCRGAWEPGIQLGPVEVKPEWGMPPGEGVQGPNPGPKEQLSQDPGDETRAFQEQALPVLQAGPGLPTMNPRDQEMAAGFFTTGPQGLGPFKDMALAFPEEEWRHVTPAQIDCFGEYVEPQDCRVCPEWLPQCLKKKTEP; encoded by the exons ATGCTTAAAGAGCATCCAGAGATGGCGGAAGCTCCTCAGCAGCAGTTGGGTGTTCCTGTGGTGAAACTGGAGAAAGAGTTGCCATGGGGCAGAGGAAGGGAAGACCCTAGTCCAGAGACTTTTCGGCTGAGGTTTCGGCAGTTCCGCTACCAGGAGGCAGCTGGACCCCAGGAAGCTCTTAGGGAGCTCCAGGAACTCTGTCGTCGGTGGCTGAGGCCCGAGTTGCACACCAAGGAGCAGATCCTGGAGCTGCTGGTGCTGGAGCAGTTCCTCACTATCCTGCCCCGCGAGTTCTACGCCTGGATCCGGGAACATGGCCCAGAGAGTGGCAAGGCTCTGGCTGCCATAGTGGAGGACCTGACAGAAAGAGCgctggaggccaaggcg GTTCCATGCCATGGGCAGGGGGAGCAGGAGGAAACAGCACTTTGCAGAGGCGCTTGGGAGCCAGGCATCCAGCTGGGGCCAGTGGAGGTCAAGCCTGAGTGGGGGATGCCTCCTGGGGAAGGAGTTCAAGGTCCAAACCCGGGTCCCAAGGAGCAGCTCAGTCAGGACCCTGGAGATGAGACGCGGGCCTTCCAGGAGCAAG CACTACCTGTTCTGCAGGCAGGTCCTGGCCTCCCCACAATGAATCCCAGAGACCAAGAGATGGCAGCCGGGTTCTTTACCACTGGACCGCAG GGGTTGGGGCCATTTAAAGATATGGCCCTGGCCTTCCCTGAGGAGGAGTGGAGGCATGTGACCCCAGCCCAGATAGACTGCTTTGGGGAGTACGTGGAACCGCAGGACTGCAGGGTCTGCCCAG
- the ZSCAN25 gene encoding zinc finger and SCAN domain-containing protein 25 isoform X4, whose amino-acid sequence MLKEHPEMAEAPQQQLGVPVVKLEKELPWGRGREDPSPETFRLRFRQFRYQEAAGPQEALRELQELCRRWLRPELHTKEQILELLVLEQFLTILPREFYAWIREHGPESGKALAAIVEDLTERALEAKAVPCHGQGEQEETALCRGAWEPGIQLGPVEVKPEWGMPPGEGVQGPNPGPKEQLSQDPGDETRAFQEQALPVLQAGPGLPTMNPRDQEMAAGFFTTGPQGLGPFKDMALAFPEEEWRHVTPAQIDCFGEYVEPQDCRVCPAPTFVSYYFQG is encoded by the exons ATGCTTAAAGAGCATCCAGAGATGGCGGAAGCTCCTCAGCAGCAGTTGGGTGTTCCTGTGGTGAAACTGGAGAAAGAGTTGCCATGGGGCAGAGGAAGGGAAGACCCTAGTCCAGAGACTTTTCGGCTGAGGTTTCGGCAGTTCCGCTACCAGGAGGCAGCTGGACCCCAGGAAGCTCTTAGGGAGCTCCAGGAACTCTGTCGTCGGTGGCTGAGGCCCGAGTTGCACACCAAGGAGCAGATCCTGGAGCTGCTGGTGCTGGAGCAGTTCCTCACTATCCTGCCCCGCGAGTTCTACGCCTGGATCCGGGAACATGGCCCAGAGAGTGGCAAGGCTCTGGCTGCCATAGTGGAGGACCTGACAGAAAGAGCgctggaggccaaggcg GTTCCATGCCATGGGCAGGGGGAGCAGGAGGAAACAGCACTTTGCAGAGGCGCTTGGGAGCCAGGCATCCAGCTGGGGCCAGTGGAGGTCAAGCCTGAGTGGGGGATGCCTCCTGGGGAAGGAGTTCAAGGTCCAAACCCGGGTCCCAAGGAGCAGCTCAGTCAGGACCCTGGAGATGAGACGCGGGCCTTCCAGGAGCAAG CACTACCTGTTCTGCAGGCAGGTCCTGGCCTCCCCACAATGAATCCCAGAGACCAAGAGATGGCAGCCGGGTTCTTTACCACTGGACCGCAG GGGTTGGGGCCATTTAAAGATATGGCCCTGGCCTTCCCTGAGGAGGAGTGGAGGCATGTGACCCCAGCCCAGATAGACTGCTTTGGGGAGTACGTGGAACCGCAGGACTGCAGGGTCTGCCCAG